A genomic window from Dehalococcoidia bacterium includes:
- a CDS encoding GIY-YIG nuclease family protein, with amino-acid sequence MDEHQYYVYIVSNTSRRLLYTGFTSDLAGRIYQHKNKLADGFTSKYNVNALVYYEVCESRESAIAREKQIKGFLRQKKVDLVSGQNPEWLDLYDGLLSG; translated from the coding sequence ATGGACGAGCATCAGTATTATGTTTATATCGTAAGTAATACGAGCAGAAGATTGCTTTATACAGGTTTTACCAGCGATCTGGCAGGAAGAATTTATCAGCATAAAAATAAGCTGGCAGATGGATTCACGAGTAAATACAATGTGAACGCCTTGGTGTATTACGAGGTATGCGAGAGCCGCGAATCGGCAATCGCGCGAGAAAAGCAAATAAAAGGCTTCCTGAGGCAAAAGAAGGTTGACCTTGTTAGCGGACAAAATCCGGAATGGCTGGATTTATATGACGGATTGCTCTCTGGTTGA